In Misgurnus anguillicaudatus chromosome 5, ASM2758022v2, whole genome shotgun sequence, a genomic segment contains:
- the guk1b gene encoding guanylate kinase 1b isoform X2, protein MSGPRPVVLSGPSGAGKSTLLKRLMKEYEGVFGFSVSHTTRNPRPGEEDGKDYHFVTKEKMQEGIDQEDFIENAEFSGNMYGTSKSSITDVQAQNLICILDVDIQGVKNIKKTDLNPIYISIQPPSMEILEKRLRDRQTETEESLQKRLEAARIDMELSKEPGTFDLVIINDDLEEAYEKLKSVLIEEIQKVQDSHE, encoded by the exons ATGTCAGGACCCAGGCCTGTAGTTCTTAGTGGACCCTCGGGAGCCGGGAAAAGCACCCTGTTAAAGAGACTCATGAAGGAATATGAAGGGGTTTTTGGATTCAGTGTATCTC ACACCACTAGAAATCCTCGACCAGGTGAAGAAGATGGAAAAG ATTACCACTTTGTAACCAAAGAGAAGATGCAAGAGGGAATCGACCAGGAGGACTTCATTGAGAATGCAGAGTTTTCTGGAAACATGTATGGAACCAG TAAATCATCTATAACGGATGTTCAGGCACAAAACCTCATCTGCATCCTGGATGTTGATATACAAGGtgtgaaaaacatcaaaaagacTGATCTAAATCCAATCTATATCTCCATCCAGCCACCATCAATGGAGATCTTG gAAAAGCGTCtgagagacagacaaacagagacagAAGAAAGTCTACAAAAGCGTCTGGAGGCAGCGAGGATTGATATGGAGCTGA GTAAAGAACCTGGAACTTTCGACCTTGTTATCATTAATGATGACTTGGAAGAGGCCTACGAGAAACTTAAAAGTGTTCTTATTGAG GAAATTCAGAAGGTACAAGATTCGCATGAATAG
- the guk1b gene encoding guanylate kinase 1b isoform X1 yields MSGPRPVVLSGPSGAGKSTLLKRLMKEYEGVFGFSVSHTTRNPRPGEEDGKGLKCLPMLLGATLLPVADIISSETSEDYHFVTKEKMQEGIDQEDFIENAEFSGNMYGTSKSSITDVQAQNLICILDVDIQGVKNIKKTDLNPIYISIQPPSMEILEKRLRDRQTETEESLQKRLEAARIDMELSKEPGTFDLVIINDDLEEAYEKLKSVLIEEIQKVQDSHE; encoded by the exons ATGTCAGGACCCAGGCCTGTAGTTCTTAGTGGACCCTCGGGAGCCGGGAAAAGCACCCTGTTAAAGAGACTCATGAAGGAATATGAAGGGGTTTTTGGATTCAGTGTATCTC ACACCACTAGAAATCCTCGACCAGGTGAAGAAGATGGAAAAG GGCTGAAATGTCTCCCAATGCTTCTGGGGGCTACATTACTTCCTGTAGCAGACATCATATCCTCTGAGACATCTGAAG ATTACCACTTTGTAACCAAAGAGAAGATGCAAGAGGGAATCGACCAGGAGGACTTCATTGAGAATGCAGAGTTTTCTGGAAACATGTATGGAACCAG TAAATCATCTATAACGGATGTTCAGGCACAAAACCTCATCTGCATCCTGGATGTTGATATACAAGGtgtgaaaaacatcaaaaagacTGATCTAAATCCAATCTATATCTCCATCCAGCCACCATCAATGGAGATCTTG gAAAAGCGTCtgagagacagacaaacagagacagAAGAAAGTCTACAAAAGCGTCTGGAGGCAGCGAGGATTGATATGGAGCTGA GTAAAGAACCTGGAACTTTCGACCTTGTTATCATTAATGATGACTTGGAAGAGGCCTACGAGAAACTTAAAAGTGTTCTTATTGAG GAAATTCAGAAGGTACAAGATTCGCATGAATAG
- the guk1b gene encoding guanylate kinase 1b isoform X3 → MLLGATLLPVADIISSETSEDYHFVTKEKMQEGIDQEDFIENAEFSGNMYGTSKSSITDVQAQNLICILDVDIQGVKNIKKTDLNPIYISIQPPSMEILEKRLRDRQTETEESLQKRLEAARIDMELSKEPGTFDLVIINDDLEEAYEKLKSVLIEEIQKVQDSHE, encoded by the exons ATGCTTCTGGGGGCTACATTACTTCCTGTAGCAGACATCATATCCTCTGAGACATCTGAAG ATTACCACTTTGTAACCAAAGAGAAGATGCAAGAGGGAATCGACCAGGAGGACTTCATTGAGAATGCAGAGTTTTCTGGAAACATGTATGGAACCAG TAAATCATCTATAACGGATGTTCAGGCACAAAACCTCATCTGCATCCTGGATGTTGATATACAAGGtgtgaaaaacatcaaaaagacTGATCTAAATCCAATCTATATCTCCATCCAGCCACCATCAATGGAGATCTTG gAAAAGCGTCtgagagacagacaaacagagacagAAGAAAGTCTACAAAAGCGTCTGGAGGCAGCGAGGATTGATATGGAGCTGA GTAAAGAACCTGGAACTTTCGACCTTGTTATCATTAATGATGACTTGGAAGAGGCCTACGAGAAACTTAAAAGTGTTCTTATTGAG GAAATTCAGAAGGTACAAGATTCGCATGAATAG